In a genomic window of Demequina muriae:
- the nuoL gene encoding NADH-quinone oxidoreductase subunit L has product MLSVTWLLIAVPLASALVLLLAGRRADAYGHWVGVGASAAAFVVGLIAFVQMLGLPGEERATSVHLFSWIPGAELNLDAGLLVDPLSMTFVLLITFVGTLIHVYSVAYMEHDPDRRRFFAYLNLFVAAMLLLVLADSFLLLFVGWEGVGLASYLLIGFWNQRNEYATAANKAFIANRIGDIGLIIAMGLMFSAFGAVDFATVFDAAPEATAAQLTAIGLMLLLAACGKSAQFPLQSWLGDAMAGPTPVSALIHAATMVTAGVYLIVRSAPIFNGAPDAQVVVALVGAVTLILGALIGMAKDDLKKALAASTMSQIGYMMLAAGLGPIGYAFAIFHLVTHGFFKAGMFLGAGSVMHAMNDQVNMRRFGALRGAMVVTWVTFGLGWLAILGLPPFSGFYSKDKIIEAAFVGEGWQPWVLGGAALVGAGLTAFYMSRLFFMTFHGKARWTDDQHPHESPLLMTVPMIILAVGSAFLGLILASGDRFTHWLEPVTGHVEHHEPVLPVPVLIGATLVLVIAGVVLAWLKYGRRDVAQEAPTGSLAAITARNDFFQDSVNRAALQRPGQHLTRTLVYLDATVVDGAVNKQARGWAGLGEASRRLQNGQVRSYAATMLVGLVIVALIIVVGGL; this is encoded by the coding sequence ATGCTGTCTGTGACCTGGCTCCTCATCGCCGTGCCCCTGGCGAGCGCCCTCGTGCTGCTCCTCGCCGGGCGTCGAGCCGACGCCTACGGCCACTGGGTCGGCGTGGGCGCCTCCGCCGCCGCCTTCGTGGTGGGGCTGATCGCGTTCGTGCAGATGCTCGGGCTGCCGGGCGAGGAGCGCGCCACGAGCGTGCACCTGTTCTCGTGGATCCCCGGCGCTGAGCTGAACCTCGACGCCGGTCTGCTCGTCGACCCGCTGTCGATGACCTTCGTCTTGCTCATCACCTTCGTGGGCACGCTCATCCACGTGTACTCCGTCGCGTACATGGAGCACGATCCCGACCGCCGCCGGTTCTTCGCGTATCTCAACCTGTTCGTCGCCGCGATGCTGCTGCTGGTGCTCGCCGACTCCTTCCTGCTGCTGTTCGTCGGCTGGGAGGGCGTGGGTCTCGCGTCCTACCTGCTCATCGGGTTCTGGAACCAGCGAAACGAGTACGCGACCGCCGCGAACAAGGCGTTCATCGCCAACCGCATCGGCGACATCGGGCTGATCATCGCCATGGGCCTGATGTTCTCCGCCTTCGGAGCGGTGGACTTCGCCACCGTGTTCGACGCCGCCCCCGAGGCGACCGCCGCGCAGCTGACCGCGATCGGCCTCATGCTGCTGCTGGCCGCGTGTGGAAAGTCCGCCCAGTTCCCGCTGCAGTCCTGGCTCGGGGACGCGATGGCGGGACCCACGCCGGTCTCTGCGCTCATCCACGCGGCCACCATGGTGACCGCGGGCGTCTACCTCATCGTGCGTTCCGCGCCCATCTTCAACGGGGCGCCCGACGCTCAGGTGGTGGTGGCCCTCGTGGGAGCGGTGACGCTCATCCTGGGTGCCCTCATCGGTATGGCGAAGGACGATCTCAAGAAGGCGCTCGCCGCGTCCACCATGTCGCAGATCGGTTACATGATGCTCGCCGCGGGCTTGGGCCCCATCGGCTACGCGTTCGCGATCTTCCACCTGGTCACGCACGGCTTCTTCAAGGCCGGCATGTTCCTGGGCGCAGGCTCGGTGATGCACGCGATGAACGACCAGGTGAACATGCGTCGCTTCGGCGCGCTGCGCGGAGCCATGGTCGTCACCTGGGTGACCTTCGGGCTCGGATGGCTCGCCATCCTCGGTCTGCCGCCGTTCTCTGGCTTCTACTCGAAGGACAAGATCATCGAGGCGGCCTTCGTGGGCGAGGGCTGGCAGCCATGGGTGCTCGGTGGAGCGGCCCTCGTCGGCGCTGGCCTCACCGCGTTCTACATGTCGCGACTGTTCTTCATGACCTTCCACGGCAAGGCCCGGTGGACGGACGACCAGCACCCGCACGAGAGCCCGCTGCTGATGACGGTGCCGATGATCATCCTCGCCGTCGGCTCGGCGTTCCTCGGACTCATCCTCGCCTCTGGCGATCGCTTCACCCACTGGCTCGAGCCCGTCACCGGCCACGTCGAGCACCACGAACCGGTGCTGCCCGTGCCCGTTCTGATCGGCGCCACCCTGGTGCTCGTGATCGCCGGCGTCGTCCTCGCGTGGCTCAAGTACGGCCGTCGCGACGTGGCGCAGGAGGCTCCGACCGGGTCGCTCGCCGCCATCACGGCGCGCAACGACTTCTTCCAGGACTCGGTGAACCGCGCCGCCCTCCAGCGGCCAGGCCAGCACCTGACGCGCACCCTGGTCTACCTGGACGCCACCGTGGTGGACGGCGCCGTCAACAAGCAGGCACGCGGCTGGGCCGGTCTCGGCGAGGCCTCGCGGCGCCTGCAGAACGGCCAGGTCCGTTCCTACGCGGCGACCATGCTCGTGGGTCTCGTCATCGTCGCGCTCATCATCGTCGTGGGGGGTCTGTAA
- a CDS encoding NADH-quinone oxidoreductase subunit M, whose protein sequence is MFPFLTILVAVPAVGAALLWALPASARGRAREIALAVTGLELALFAVMALQFDKSDAGAFQFSEVYSWIPQIGTSWALGVNGLGLLMIALSVILTPLAILAAWREDKDESRRRHYMALILLSLAFMVGIFAARDVFLFYVLFEAMLIPLYFMIGGFGGVQRRYAAVKFLLYSLAGGLIMLVAVVALYFVGPGGEQAFLTDNLTGIDLPVTTERLMFLAFFLAFAIKAPMVPLHTWLPDVAESARAGTTALLVAVLDKIGTFGMITLCLALFPEAARWAAPVIIVLAVISVIYGALLAIGQRNMFRLVAFTSVSHFGVMVLGIFAFQVTSMEGAAFYMFNHGLSTGALFLLVGFLVSRYGTADVDAYGGLQKVMPVFAGTFLVVGLSALSLPGLSPFVSEIMVFIGAYPVAAAAVIVSAVSVVLAALYILLTYKSVFTGPVRADLGEARELTLRERLVTWPLVGLMLLLGFLPGIAIDYLSAPAADAVAQVTIEEAGA, encoded by the coding sequence GTGTTCCCGTTCCTGACCATCCTCGTCGCCGTGCCGGCTGTCGGCGCGGCGCTGCTGTGGGCCCTGCCCGCATCGGCCCGCGGCCGTGCGCGCGAGATCGCCCTGGCGGTCACCGGGCTCGAGCTCGCACTGTTCGCCGTCATGGCCCTGCAGTTCGACAAGTCCGATGCGGGGGCCTTCCAGTTCTCCGAGGTCTACTCGTGGATCCCCCAGATCGGCACCAGCTGGGCGCTCGGCGTCAACGGCCTGGGCCTGCTGATGATCGCGCTGTCCGTGATCCTCACGCCGCTGGCGATCCTCGCCGCGTGGCGTGAGGACAAGGACGAGTCGCGCCGCCGGCACTATATGGCGCTGATCCTGCTCAGCCTCGCGTTCATGGTCGGCATCTTCGCCGCACGCGACGTGTTCCTGTTCTACGTCCTGTTCGAGGCGATGCTCATCCCGCTGTACTTCATGATCGGCGGGTTCGGCGGCGTTCAGCGCCGCTACGCGGCCGTGAAGTTCCTGCTGTACTCCCTGGCCGGCGGACTGATCATGCTGGTCGCGGTCGTGGCGCTGTACTTCGTGGGCCCGGGCGGCGAGCAGGCCTTCCTCACGGACAACCTCACGGGGATCGACCTTCCGGTGACGACCGAGCGGCTGATGTTCCTGGCGTTCTTCCTCGCCTTCGCGATCAAGGCGCCGATGGTGCCGCTGCACACGTGGCTGCCCGACGTCGCCGAGTCCGCTCGCGCGGGCACCACCGCGCTGCTCGTGGCCGTGCTCGACAAGATCGGCACGTTCGGCATGATCACCCTGTGCCTCGCGCTGTTCCCGGAGGCCGCCCGGTGGGCGGCGCCCGTGATCATCGTGCTCGCGGTGATCTCGGTGATCTACGGAGCTCTCCTGGCGATCGGCCAGCGCAACATGTTCCGGCTGGTCGCCTTCACCTCGGTGAGCCACTTCGGCGTGATGGTGCTCGGCATCTTCGCGTTCCAGGTGACGTCCATGGAGGGCGCGGCGTTCTACATGTTCAACCACGGTCTCTCCACGGGGGCGCTGTTCCTGCTCGTCGGGTTCCTGGTGTCGCGCTACGGCACCGCGGATGTCGACGCCTACGGGGGTCTCCAGAAGGTGATGCCGGTGTTCGCGGGCACCTTCCTGGTCGTCGGCCTCTCGGCGCTGTCGCTCCCGGGTCTCTCGCCGTTCGTCTCCGAGATCATGGTGTTCATCGGCGCCTACCCGGTGGCGGCCGCCGCGGTCATCGTGTCCGCCGTCTCCGTGGTGCTCGCCGCGCTGTACATCCTGCTGACATACAAGTCGGTGTTCACCGGCCCCGTCCGGGCGGACCTGGGGGAGGCGAGGGAGCTCACACTGCGCGAGCGACTCGTCACCTGGCCGCTGGTGGGGCTCATGCTGCTGCTGGGCTTCCTGCCCGGCATCGCCATCGACTACCTGAGTGCGCCCGCCGCTGACGCGGTCGCCCAGGTCACCATCGAGGAGGCCGGCGCGTGA
- the nuoN gene encoding NADH-quinone oxidoreductase subunit NuoN, with the protein MTFVTPEIAWAPLAPILIVLVAASAAILIEAFIRTPATRRIVQLAVALIALVGALGTAAVQWALLEGAGTVVMDGMITVDRQALAWQSMILVFGVLGMILFAARTRAGEEAFTPLGSTAPGSIEETLARRKGLQLTEVFPLGLFAVGGMMLFTSVTDYIFLFVALEVFSLPLYILVALSRRRRLLSQEGALKYFLLGAFSSAIFLFGAALVYGATAHTSYSAVAYAMELGGANDALLVTGAVLIVAGLLFKIGAVPFHSWTPDAYQGAPTPVTAFMAAATKAAATAALLRIMYTSLHPLEWELSWLFWAAAIASMALGTVLALVQTDVKRMLAYSSVAHAGFILVAFAGLEGEALSALPFYLLAYGLASIGAFAVVTQVRERTEDGSVGAEAVRLGQWAGLGKRSPLLAGAMSLFLLSFAGIPLTAGFVGKFEAFSAAIAGGGWPLVLIAVIASAVAAFFYVRLVVLMFLTDVPDGAEDDIAVEDSPLARLVIWVTAVATVLLGILPAGVLGLFEDAAVLLVSLGA; encoded by the coding sequence GTGACCTTCGTGACCCCCGAGATCGCATGGGCGCCACTGGCGCCGATCCTGATCGTGCTCGTGGCCGCATCGGCCGCCATTCTGATCGAGGCGTTCATCCGCACGCCGGCGACCCGTCGCATCGTGCAGCTGGCCGTGGCGCTGATCGCACTCGTCGGAGCGCTCGGCACCGCCGCGGTGCAGTGGGCGCTCCTCGAGGGCGCCGGAACCGTCGTCATGGACGGCATGATCACCGTCGACCGGCAGGCGCTCGCGTGGCAGTCGATGATCCTGGTGTTCGGCGTCCTCGGCATGATCCTGTTCGCCGCGCGCACCCGCGCCGGCGAAGAGGCGTTCACGCCCCTCGGATCGACCGCACCAGGCTCGATCGAGGAGACGCTCGCGCGTCGCAAGGGCCTCCAGCTCACCGAGGTGTTCCCGCTCGGACTGTTCGCGGTGGGCGGCATGATGCTGTTCACCTCGGTCACCGACTACATCTTCCTGTTCGTCGCGCTCGAGGTCTTCTCGCTGCCCCTGTACATCCTCGTGGCACTGTCGCGCCGTCGCCGCCTGCTCTCCCAGGAGGGTGCGCTCAAGTACTTCCTGCTCGGGGCGTTCTCGTCCGCGATCTTCCTGTTCGGCGCCGCCCTGGTCTACGGCGCGACGGCCCACACCTCGTACTCCGCGGTCGCGTACGCGATGGAGCTCGGCGGGGCCAACGACGCTCTCCTCGTCACCGGCGCCGTGCTGATCGTGGCCGGGCTGCTGTTCAAGATCGGCGCCGTGCCGTTCCACTCGTGGACGCCCGACGCGTATCAGGGCGCCCCCACCCCCGTCACCGCCTTCATGGCGGCGGCCACCAAGGCCGCGGCCACGGCCGCACTCTTGCGCATCATGTACACGTCGCTGCACCCGCTCGAGTGGGAACTGAGCTGGCTGTTCTGGGCGGCGGCCATCGCCTCGATGGCGCTCGGCACCGTGCTCGCGCTCGTGCAGACGGACGTCAAGCGCATGCTGGCCTACTCGTCCGTGGCGCACGCCGGATTCATCCTGGTGGCCTTCGCCGGCCTCGAGGGAGAGGCGCTCAGCGCGCTGCCGTTCTACCTGCTCGCTTACGGTCTGGCATCGATCGGCGCGTTCGCGGTGGTCACTCAGGTGCGGGAGCGCACCGAGGACGGATCCGTGGGCGCCGAGGCGGTCCGGCTGGGCCAGTGGGCCGGTCTGGGCAAGCGCTCGCCGCTGCTGGCGGGTGCGATGAGTCTGTTCCTGCTGTCGTTCGCGGGCATCCCGCTCACCGCAGGATTCGTCGGGAAGTTCGAGGCGTTCTCTGCTGCGATCGCGGGCGGCGGCTGGCCGCTGGTGCTCATCGCGGTCATCGCCTCGGCGGTCGCCGCATTCTTCTACGTGCGGCTGGTCGTGCTGATGTTCCTTACGGACGTGCCCGACGGGGCCGAGGACGACATCGCGGTCGAGGACAGCCCGCTCGCTCGCCTGGTGATCTGGGTCACCGCGGTCGCGACCGTGCTGCTCGGCATCCTGCCGGCCGGCGTGCTGGGGCTGTTCGAGGACGCCGCCGTGCTGCTGGTCTCGCTGGGGGCATGA
- a CDS encoding polyprenyl synthetase family protein has protein sequence MALPLGSEALETALTPRLAIVEERLRDAVAQSDRLAHATSRHLVDAGGKRLRPMLSLLTAQLGDGARPEVLDAAVVVELTHLATLYHDDVMDSAPTRRGAPAAHEVWGNSVAILTGDLLFARASRVVAGLGPEAVRIQAETFERLCLGQLHETVGPDDGEDPVEHYLQVLADKTGSLIATSALFGAKFGGCDVRTVDAVTRYGELAGVAFQLADDVIDVRSDAETTGKTPGTDLREGVPTMPVLLLRRRVAEGRATAADAALLDVIDGDLSGDEALAEAVAALRGHQVVEETSQLAHAWAGRAKDAIDGLPEGDVRDALLTFADALVARAA, from the coding sequence ATGGCGCTGCCGCTCGGCTCAGAGGCGCTCGAGACTGCGCTGACCCCGCGGCTCGCGATCGTCGAGGAGCGGCTGCGAGACGCGGTCGCGCAGTCCGATCGGCTGGCGCACGCCACCTCACGGCACCTGGTGGATGCGGGGGGCAAGAGGCTGCGGCCGATGCTCTCCCTGCTGACGGCACAGCTCGGCGACGGTGCTCGTCCCGAGGTGCTTGACGCCGCCGTGGTCGTGGAGCTCACGCACCTGGCCACGCTGTACCACGACGACGTGATGGACTCCGCTCCCACCCGCCGCGGCGCGCCCGCAGCGCACGAGGTGTGGGGCAACTCGGTGGCGATCCTCACGGGCGACCTGCTGTTCGCGCGCGCCTCGCGCGTGGTCGCGGGGCTTGGCCCCGAGGCCGTGCGCATCCAGGCGGAGACCTTCGAGCGACTGTGCCTCGGCCAGCTGCACGAGACCGTGGGACCCGACGACGGCGAGGATCCCGTCGAGCACTACCTTCAGGTGCTCGCCGACAAGACCGGATCGCTCATCGCGACCTCGGCCCTCTTCGGGGCCAAGTTCGGGGGCTGCGATGTGCGCACCGTCGACGCCGTGACGCGCTACGGCGAGCTCGCGGGTGTCGCGTTCCAGCTCGCGGACGACGTCATCGACGTGCGCTCCGACGCCGAGACCACCGGCAAGACCCCCGGCACTGACCTTCGCGAGGGCGTGCCCACCATGCCGGTGCTGCTGCTGCGCCGGAGAGTCGCCGAGGGCAGGGCGACCGCCGCCGACGCCGCGCTGCTCGACGTGATCGACGGTGACCTCAGCGGCGACGAGGCGCTGGCGGAGGCCGTCGCGGCGCTGCGTGGCCACCAGGTCGTGGAAGAGACGAGCCAGTTGGCGCACGCGTGGGCTGGCCGTGCGAAGGACGCCATCGACGGCCTCCCCGAGGGCGACGTGCGCGACGCACTGCTGACCTTCGCCGACGCTCTGGTTGCGCGCGCCGCCTGA
- the rarD gene encoding EamA family transporter RarD — MSESLSRSGLAFGAGAYLMWGGFPLLMHALEPAGAVEITAHRALWSVLVCAAIVAVMGGWSRLRAAVTRRRTLLILGAAAVFIAINWLIYVYAVVTDHVNSAALGYYINPLFTVALGVVFLGERLRRLQLVAIGIAVVAVLVIGFGLGEFPWIALALATSFGLYGLIKKRVGGTVDAVTGLTVETAVLVPVALAALVWIHQSGQATFLARGEPGLGVGHDVLLWSTGAFTAGALLLFAAGARRLPLYVTGLLQYIAPTLMFILAVWHFGEPMPVSRWIGFILVWVALVVLTVDGWRARPRRGVARVEPAEPV; from the coding sequence GTGAGCGAATCCCTCAGCAGGTCCGGGCTCGCCTTCGGTGCCGGCGCGTACCTGATGTGGGGCGGGTTTCCCCTGCTCATGCACGCGCTCGAACCGGCGGGCGCCGTCGAGATCACCGCGCACCGCGCGCTGTGGTCGGTGCTGGTGTGCGCGGCGATCGTCGCGGTGATGGGGGGCTGGTCGCGGCTGCGCGCCGCCGTGACCCGCCGGCGCACGCTGCTCATCCTGGGCGCGGCTGCAGTGTTCATCGCGATCAACTGGCTCATCTACGTGTACGCCGTCGTCACGGACCACGTGAACTCCGCTGCGCTCGGGTACTACATCAACCCGCTGTTCACGGTGGCGCTCGGCGTGGTCTTCCTGGGAGAGCGCCTGCGCCGGCTGCAGCTCGTGGCCATCGGCATCGCCGTCGTGGCCGTGCTCGTGATCGGGTTCGGACTGGGCGAGTTCCCGTGGATCGCCCTGGCACTGGCCACGTCGTTCGGGCTCTACGGCCTGATCAAGAAGCGCGTGGGCGGCACGGTGGACGCCGTCACCGGCCTGACCGTGGAGACCGCCGTCCTCGTGCCGGTCGCGCTGGCCGCGCTGGTGTGGATCCACCAGTCGGGGCAGGCGACGTTCCTCGCACGCGGTGAGCCAGGACTCGGGGTGGGGCACGACGTCCTGCTGTGGTCGACAGGCGCCTTCACGGCGGGCGCGCTGCTGCTGTTCGCCGCGGGCGCGCGACGGCTCCCGCTGTACGTCACCGGCCTGCTGCAGTACATCGCGCCCACGCTCATGTTCATCCTGGCGGTGTGGCACTTCGGCGAGCCGATGCCCGTGAGTCGGTGGATCGGCTTCATCCTCGTGTGGGTCGCGCTGGTGGTGCTCACGGTCGACGGCTGGCGCGCGCGGCCTCGGCGAGGCGTGGCCCGCGTGGAGCCCGCGGAACCGGTCTAG
- a CDS encoding GNAT family N-acetyltransferase, with amino-acid sequence MRADTGTGAGTFSVLPATQERWPDVRTVLGPKSLDTPSCWCLAMRISAGDPHIKDQPARARADVLHDLCGEDIAPGVLAYRDGEVVGWCSVSPRSAYHRLVHSRVIPRLDDEPVWSVVCFVVRAGHRRQGLAGVLLDGAVDYARSQGATIVEGYPADTGGDRIDVASAYVGTRTLFERHGFTTASETASKGGGKPRVLMRRTLA; translated from the coding sequence ATGAGAGCCGACACGGGCACGGGTGCTGGCACGTTCAGCGTCCTGCCCGCGACCCAGGAACGGTGGCCGGACGTCCGGACCGTGCTGGGCCCCAAGAGCCTGGACACGCCCTCGTGCTGGTGCCTGGCGATGCGCATCAGCGCTGGCGATCCCCACATCAAGGATCAGCCCGCCCGGGCGCGCGCCGATGTGCTGCACGACCTCTGCGGGGAGGACATCGCGCCGGGCGTGCTCGCCTACCGCGATGGCGAGGTGGTGGGCTGGTGCTCGGTCTCGCCCCGCTCCGCGTATCACCGGCTCGTCCACTCCCGCGTGATCCCTCGGCTCGATGACGAGCCCGTGTGGTCAGTGGTGTGCTTCGTCGTCCGTGCCGGCCACCGGCGCCAGGGGCTCGCGGGCGTGCTGCTCGACGGCGCGGTCGACTACGCGCGTTCCCAGGGGGCGACCATCGTCGAGGGCTACCCCGCGGACACCGGCGGTGACCGCATCGATGTCGCCTCCGCCTACGTCGGCACCAGGACGCTGTTCGAGCGGCACGGATTCACGACCGCCTCGGAGACCGCATCCAAGGGCGGCGGCAAGCCGCGGGTGCTGATGAGGCGCACGCTGGCCTGA
- a CDS encoding glycosyl hydrolase codes for MRRHTWAAAAIAGALVVLAGCDGAGENGDGPSTTPDGGSGASAETGPGATSDLSAPASDAVAGPDTTDASLLPTRAEESAVPARVADGVIPPTNRWYSGLVFGDQPFVAFPAPLSFNSTDGGFAWGVPRVGVAVDGNSIVSPASSDVTVAIDGASGLPVATAADTTSVTLAYGDASVSLAAGSPMVGVTATADMSFTVSPAPVPAGDGVWTMESGERTYGISAANATVDGSTVTLSSGDHAQMFAVPDGGDPAAVAAATGAPIDGVDVTYAVDDESATTSLAYAPEDEPTLVAVPRERAEGLDCELGTYPSVNGEMAACTASTVAWSVPTVEPDLGLDLDGVTEEQRAEIVAALESEAQAEPTFPADTYFGAKALHRHAMLVTVADALGETALADEFAGVLSDELLTWADPAGCERRSERCFEYDEQLRGVVGLEAAFGSEEFNDHHFHYGYLLNAAAVALERDPSLEDGLAPVMDLVAADIASPADAESFPTLRAFDPFAGHSWASGFSPFGDGNNQESSSEAVLAWNGVAAWAQARGDESLTHTARWTLSAEANAAVTRWLRPDLEGFEEYQHDIVALQWGGKREYATWFSAEPSAMLGIELIPMAPVQQHLAPEDEEAVATALRSIEAAAPGGYEVPFGDYLLMYQALAGPEQAAAAWDEATALPDSGIDDGNSRAAMLAWIAAAQ; via the coding sequence ATGAGACGACACACATGGGCTGCCGCGGCCATCGCGGGTGCCCTCGTGGTCCTGGCGGGCTGCGACGGCGCCGGCGAGAATGGCGACGGACCGAGCACGACCCCGGACGGCGGGTCTGGCGCAAGCGCAGAGACGGGCCCCGGAGCGACCTCGGACCTCTCGGCGCCCGCGAGCGACGCCGTGGCGGGGCCGGACACGACCGACGCGTCGCTGCTGCCGACCCGTGCCGAAGAATCGGCAGTGCCGGCGCGCGTCGCTGACGGCGTGATACCGCCCACGAACCGCTGGTACTCGGGACTGGTCTTCGGCGACCAGCCCTTCGTCGCGTTCCCCGCGCCGCTGTCCTTCAACTCGACCGACGGCGGCTTCGCCTGGGGCGTGCCGCGCGTCGGCGTGGCCGTGGATGGCAACTCGATCGTCAGCCCCGCGTCGAGCGACGTCACCGTCGCCATCGATGGCGCATCGGGCCTGCCCGTCGCGACCGCAGCGGACACCACGAGCGTCACGCTCGCGTACGGCGACGCTTCCGTCAGTCTCGCCGCAGGGTCGCCGATGGTGGGCGTCACCGCGACTGCAGACATGTCGTTCACGGTCTCCCCCGCACCCGTCCCCGCTGGCGACGGCGTCTGGACCATGGAGTCGGGAGAGCGGACGTACGGCATCAGTGCCGCGAACGCCACCGTCGATGGCTCCACGGTCACCCTCTCGTCGGGTGATCACGCGCAGATGTTCGCGGTCCCCGACGGCGGTGACCCCGCCGCGGTGGCCGCTGCGACCGGCGCTCCGATCGACGGGGTCGACGTGACCTACGCCGTGGATGACGAGTCGGCCACCACCTCGCTCGCGTACGCACCCGAGGACGAACCGACGCTCGTGGCGGTGCCACGCGAACGCGCCGAGGGCCTCGACTGCGAGCTCGGAACCTACCCGTCCGTCAATGGCGAGATGGCCGCATGCACCGCCTCGACGGTCGCGTGGTCGGTGCCCACCGTCGAGCCGGACCTCGGGCTGGATCTCGACGGAGTCACGGAGGAGCAGCGTGCGGAGATCGTCGCGGCTCTCGAGTCCGAGGCCCAGGCCGAGCCGACCTTCCCCGCCGACACCTACTTCGGCGCGAAGGCCCTGCACCGTCACGCCATGCTCGTGACGGTTGCGGACGCACTCGGCGAGACGGCGCTGGCCGACGAGTTCGCCGGTGTGCTCTCCGATGAGCTCCTCACCTGGGCCGATCCGGCCGGCTGCGAACGCCGCTCGGAGCGTTGCTTCGAGTACGACGAGCAGCTGCGCGGCGTGGTGGGTCTCGAGGCGGCGTTCGGCTCGGAGGAGTTCAACGACCACCACTTCCACTACGGGTACCTGCTGAACGCAGCGGCGGTCGCACTCGAACGCGATCCGTCACTCGAGGACGGGCTCGCGCCGGTCATGGATCTCGTGGCTGCCGACATCGCCAGCCCTGCTGACGCGGAGTCATTCCCGACGCTGCGTGCCTTCGACCCGTTCGCAGGTCATTCGTGGGCGAGCGGGTTCTCCCCGTTCGGCGACGGCAACAACCAGGAGTCCAGCTCCGAGGCGGTGCTCGCCTGGAATGGCGTCGCAGCCTGGGCTCAGGCCCGCGGAGACGAGTCGCTCACCCACACGGCGCGGTGGACCCTGTCCGCCGAGGCGAATGCCGCCGTCACCCGCTGGCTGCGACCCGACCTTGAGGGCTTCGAGGAGTACCAGCACGACATCGTGGCTCTCCAGTGGGGTGGCAAGCGCGAGTACGCGACGTGGTTCAGCGCGGAGCCGAGCGCGATGCTCGGCATCGAGCTGATTCCGATGGCGCCGGTGCAGCAGCACCTCGCCCCCGAGGACGAGGAGGCCGTCGCGACCGCGCTGCGCTCGATCGAGGCCGCCGCTCCAGGTGGGTACGAGGTGCCGTTCGGCGACTACCTGCTCATGTACCAGGCGCTCGCCGGTCCAGAGCAGGCGGCTGCGGCATGGGACGAGGCCACGGCGCTGCCTGACTCGGGGATCGACGACGGCAACTCCCGCGCCGCCATGCTCGCCTGGATCGCGGCGGCCCAGTGA
- a CDS encoding HlyD family efflux transporter periplasmic adaptor subunit: MTWGTRFKMLFGTMGVFILIAALTYVYTERESSATSATAVVSANTLPVGSDYGGKLVEQHVEEGAYVSEGDALFTIDSLGRQRDLEMEARAEAQDEAAESAETTDDSSPEPSASEASSDAESSDSASSDSASGDSAPGDSAPSRDADTESASDDEEFSPLWTVTASASGTVAEVPTGVGGYIPAGGIVAEVFEDDSLYVSADFLLTPRDFDRLQIGAPVEVRLPDRTTVTGTVDEIEVATEDGAARAFVRVASEDIAHSDPAGLTAPGTPVHATVELRDDGPLAGLRDTATDFLEKIGL, encoded by the coding sequence ATGACCTGGGGCACCCGCTTCAAGATGCTGTTCGGCACGATGGGCGTCTTCATCCTCATCGCCGCACTCACGTACGTCTACACCGAGCGCGAGTCGAGCGCCACCTCCGCAACCGCCGTGGTCTCCGCGAACACGCTGCCCGTCGGCTCCGACTACGGCGGCAAGCTCGTCGAGCAGCACGTCGAGGAGGGCGCCTACGTCTCTGAGGGCGACGCGCTCTTCACGATCGACAGCCTGGGCCGCCAGCGCGACCTCGAGATGGAGGCGCGCGCCGAAGCGCAGGACGAGGCAGCCGAATCAGCCGAGACCACCGACGATTCGTCGCCCGAGCCCTCGGCCTCGGAGGCCTCCTCCGACGCCGAGTCCAGCGACTCCGCATCGAGCGACTCCGCATCGGGCGACTCCGCGCCGGGCGACTCCGCGCCGTCCCGCGACGCGGACACCGAGTCCGCGTCCGATGATGAGGAGTTCAGCCCCCTGTGGACGGTCACCGCGAGCGCCTCCGGCACTGTCGCGGAGGTGCCCACGGGTGTGGGCGGATACATCCCCGCCGGCGGCATCGTCGCCGAGGTCTTCGAGGACGACTCGCTCTACGTGAGCGCCGACTTCCTGCTGACGCCGCGGGACTTCGACCGGCTCCAGATCGGAGCCCCGGTCGAGGTGCGCCTCCCGGACCGCACCACGGTGACCGGCACGGTCGACGAGATCGAGGTCGCCACCGAGGACGGCGCAGCGCGCGCCTTCGTGCGCGTCGCGTCGGAGGACATCGCGCACAGTGATCCGGCAGGATTGACGGCACCCGGCACGCCGGTGCACGCGACCGTCGAGCTCCGAGACGACGGCCCGCTCGCGGGCCTGCGCGACACTGCCACTGACTTCCTAGAAAAGATCGGACTGTGA